In the Kitasatospora terrestris genome, one interval contains:
- a CDS encoding 3-hydroxybenzoate 6-monooxygenase yields MSEPRIVIVGGGIGGLAAALAVTRRGHRVTVLERAPEFAEIGAGIQIAPNGIRALERLGLGDRVRAGAVHMAELRFMDGVTGEHVTSLPLTEEYRRRFGNPYVVVHRAELHAMLLDACLADEKVELRAGVTVTGYRQSGGTATVLLENGEEITGDAVIGADGIHSAIRRQLVGDGAPRNSGITVYRAIIPMEQVPEEIRWATSVTWWAGPHCHFVHYPIAGGKYLNLAASSDNHATEATANVPVTKEQVREQFAGLGADAHRLLELGEGWRSWVLVDRDPVTDWTDGRVTLLGDAAHPMLHYAAQGACQALEDAVLLGDLLDCTADAFPQRFEKYNAERRERTGRVQLTARDSIRLWHPAGEDAERRNALLRSLSESDLHDQVAWMHGVRAFGAADNETDGDQS; encoded by the coding sequence ATGAGCGAGCCCCGGATCGTCATCGTCGGCGGCGGGATCGGCGGCCTGGCGGCCGCCCTCGCCGTCACCCGCCGCGGCCACCGGGTGACCGTGCTGGAGCGGGCCCCGGAGTTCGCCGAGATCGGCGCCGGCATCCAGATCGCCCCGAACGGCATCCGCGCCCTGGAGCGGCTGGGCCTGGGCGACCGGGTCCGGGCGGGCGCCGTGCACATGGCCGAACTGCGCTTCATGGACGGCGTCACCGGCGAGCACGTCACCAGCCTCCCGCTCACCGAGGAGTACCGGCGCCGCTTCGGCAACCCGTACGTGGTCGTCCACCGCGCCGAACTGCACGCCATGCTGCTCGACGCCTGCCTCGCCGACGAGAAGGTCGAGCTGCGGGCCGGCGTCACCGTCACCGGCTACCGGCAGAGCGGCGGCACCGCCACCGTACTGCTGGAGAACGGCGAGGAGATCACCGGCGACGCGGTGATCGGCGCGGACGGCATCCACTCCGCGATCCGCCGCCAGCTGGTCGGCGACGGCGCGCCGCGCAACTCCGGGATCACCGTCTACCGGGCGATCATCCCGATGGAGCAGGTGCCGGAGGAGATCCGCTGGGCCACCTCGGTGACCTGGTGGGCCGGCCCGCACTGCCACTTCGTCCACTACCCGATCGCCGGCGGCAAGTACCTCAACCTGGCCGCCTCCAGCGACAACCACGCCACCGAGGCGACCGCCAACGTGCCGGTCACCAAGGAGCAGGTCCGCGAGCAGTTCGCCGGCCTCGGCGCCGACGCGCACCGGCTGCTGGAGCTCGGCGAGGGCTGGCGCTCCTGGGTGCTGGTCGACCGCGACCCGGTCACCGACTGGACCGACGGACGGGTCACCCTGCTCGGCGACGCCGCGCACCCGATGCTGCACTACGCGGCCCAGGGCGCCTGCCAGGCCCTGGAGGACGCCGTCCTGCTCGGCGACCTGCTCGACTGCACCGCCGACGCCTTCCCCCAGCGCTTCGAGAAGTACAACGCCGAGCGGCGCGAGCGCACCGGCCGGGTCCAGCTGACCGCCCGCGACTCGATCCGGCTCTGGCACCCGGCCGGCGAGGACGCGGAACGGCGCAACGCCCTGCTCCGCTCGCTGTCCGAGTCCGACCTGCACGACCAGGTCGCCTGGATGCACGGCGTCCGCGCGTTCGGCGCGGCCGACAACGAGACGGACGGAGACCAGTCATGA
- a CDS encoding class I adenylate-forming enzyme family protein — MLLQRIANRGIRLGTLFERAAVKQGANVVILDHDLDIAPGLGRRATVAEIADLIDDFASRLWAARVRPGQRVVVYKSDGFDITLLACAVARVGAVPVLLSPKLDGATVAELVRRTDEPFLVTDQDKLEHELPAAVFDLADKVLLTKGSWEGAVELSALAGSPRVPAVTMPPEHPTLITHTSGTTGTPKLAVHTGRTLQARYRPQATVVRPLIPGRETIAIHVSFVHSRLITALAISLFRGFPILVLRESDPAHVGELFARLKPGILEAHPNSFMEWEELVHDPRKPLANVKLFSSTFDAIHPRTVQTMLNASERTAPVFGQLYGQSEIGPAVVRSFTKRRGLDADGRCVGMPFPGFTDIRVVSRDGNPPSATNPGFIEVKSDGRIVTYLGEQDRYDKQVNDGWWRMGDVGYRTKWGCVHLLDREVDVIEGFGSTLAAEDTLFAKLDQLAEVVIIPGPDGRAVPVVCTKDDEPLDLDAWKAAAATLPAMAPPVQWKLGSLPQTATTKIKRIELAGLIASGGAA, encoded by the coding sequence GTGCTTCTTCAGCGTATTGCAAACCGGGGTATCCGGCTCGGCACGCTTTTTGAGCGGGCCGCGGTCAAGCAGGGTGCCAATGTCGTGATCCTGGACCACGACCTCGACATCGCCCCCGGTCTGGGCCGCCGGGCGACGGTCGCGGAGATCGCCGATCTGATCGACGACTTCGCGTCCCGGCTGTGGGCCGCCCGGGTCCGCCCCGGCCAGCGCGTGGTGGTGTACAAGTCGGACGGCTTCGACATCACCCTGCTGGCGTGCGCGGTGGCGCGGGTCGGCGCCGTCCCGGTGCTGCTGTCGCCGAAGCTGGACGGCGCCACGGTGGCCGAGCTGGTCCGCCGCACCGACGAGCCCTTCCTGGTCACCGACCAGGACAAGCTGGAGCACGAGCTGCCCGCCGCCGTCTTCGACCTCGCGGACAAGGTGCTGCTGACCAAGGGCAGCTGGGAGGGCGCGGTCGAACTGTCCGCGCTCGCCGGCTCGCCCCGGGTGCCGGCCGTCACCATGCCGCCCGAGCACCCGACGCTGATCACCCACACCTCGGGCACCACCGGCACCCCGAAGCTCGCGGTGCACACCGGCCGTACCCTGCAGGCCCGTTACCGTCCGCAGGCGACCGTGGTGCGGCCGCTGATCCCGGGCCGGGAGACCATCGCGATCCACGTCTCCTTCGTGCACTCGCGCCTGATCACCGCACTGGCGATCTCGCTGTTCCGCGGCTTCCCGATCCTGGTGCTGCGCGAGTCGGACCCGGCGCACGTCGGCGAGCTGTTCGCCCGCCTGAAGCCGGGCATCCTGGAGGCGCACCCCAACTCCTTCATGGAGTGGGAGGAGCTGGTCCACGACCCCCGGAAGCCGCTGGCCAACGTCAAGCTGTTCTCCTCCACCTTCGACGCGATCCACCCGCGCACCGTCCAGACCATGCTGAACGCCTCCGAGCGCACCGCGCCGGTCTTCGGCCAGCTGTACGGGCAGAGCGAGATCGGCCCGGCGGTCGTCCGCTCCTTCACCAAGCGGCGCGGACTGGACGCGGACGGCCGCTGCGTGGGCATGCCCTTCCCCGGCTTCACCGACATCCGGGTGGTCAGCCGGGACGGCAACCCGCCGTCGGCGACCAACCCGGGCTTCATCGAGGTGAAGAGCGACGGACGGATCGTCACCTACCTCGGCGAGCAGGACCGCTACGACAAGCAGGTCAACGACGGCTGGTGGCGGATGGGCGACGTCGGCTACCGCACCAAGTGGGGCTGCGTGCACCTGCTGGACCGCGAGGTCGACGTGATCGAGGGCTTCGGCTCCACGCTCGCCGCCGAGGACACCCTCTTCGCCAAGCTGGACCAGCTCGCCGAGGTCGTCATCATCCCCGGCCCGGACGGCCGCGCCGTCCCGGTGGTGTGCACCAAGGACGACGAGCCGCTGGACCTGGACGCCTGGAAGGCCGCCGCGGCGACCCTCCCCGCGATGGCCCCGCCGGTGCAGTGGAAGCTCGGCTCGCTGCCGCAGACCGCCACCACCAAGATCAAGCGGATCGAGCTGGCCGGCCTGATCGCCTCCGGCGGTGCGGCATGA
- a CDS encoding SRPBCC family protein, protein MGENTIENTPLFQVRAERRVNAAPAAVYAVVSDLPRSGEWSPECQGGEWISGAPGEVGSVFRGENLRSEEVVSWAPVVRGTWHTHAEVVAAEPARTFRWAMQDSRGRAQQSVWGFDVEPDGEGSVLVHHFEMASATEGIRGITAEMDDVEKKQFFTDWGVKLEQDLGVTLERIKLVIEKN, encoded by the coding sequence ATGGGCGAAAACACGATCGAAAACACGCCGCTTTTCCAGGTCCGCGCCGAGCGCCGCGTCAACGCCGCGCCGGCCGCCGTCTACGCCGTGGTCAGCGACCTCCCGCGCAGTGGCGAATGGAGCCCGGAATGCCAGGGCGGGGAATGGATCTCCGGCGCGCCGGGCGAGGTCGGCTCGGTGTTCCGCGGTGAGAACCTGCGCAGCGAGGAGGTCGTCTCCTGGGCGCCGGTGGTCCGCGGCACCTGGCACACCCACGCCGAGGTGGTCGCCGCCGAGCCGGCCCGCACCTTCCGCTGGGCGATGCAGGACAGCCGGGGCCGGGCCCAGCAGTCCGTCTGGGGCTTCGACGTGGAGCCGGACGGCGAGGGCAGCGTCCTGGTCCACCACTTCGAGATGGCCTCGGCCACCGAGGGGATCCGCGGCATCACCGCCGAAATGGACGACGTGGAGAAGAAGCAGTTCTTCACCGACTGGGGCGTCAAGCTGGAGCAGGACCTCGGCGTGACCCTCGAACGCATCAAGCTCGTCATCGAAAAGAACTGA
- a CDS encoding GNAT family N-acetyltransferase, with protein MVDVAPDDPALVRDVAPLVRLLRPRLDAEGFAAFAAEAQAQGLVFTAAYDGAGRCLAVAGHRVLATSRGRLLFVDDLVTADAARSTGVGARLFEELRERARRHGCVRIELDSGTANHGAHRFYHARRMAVTALHFGLEI; from the coding sequence GTGGTTGACGTCGCGCCGGACGATCCGGCGCTGGTCCGGGACGTGGCGCCGCTGGTCCGGCTGCTGCGTCCGCGCCTCGACGCCGAGGGCTTCGCCGCCTTCGCCGCCGAGGCGCAGGCGCAGGGGCTGGTGTTCACCGCCGCGTACGACGGCGCGGGCCGCTGCCTGGCGGTGGCGGGGCACCGGGTGCTGGCGACCAGCCGCGGCCGGCTGCTCTTCGTCGACGACCTGGTGACGGCCGACGCCGCGCGGTCGACCGGCGTCGGGGCGCGGCTGTTCGAGGAGCTGCGGGAGCGGGCCCGGCGGCACGGGTGCGTGCGGATCGAGCTGGACTCCGGGACGGCGAACCACGGCGCGCACCGTTTCTACCACGCGCGGCGGATGGCGGTCACCGCGCTGCATTTCGGCCTGGAGATCTGA
- a CDS encoding VOC family protein produces MAVQLNHTILNASDNRASARFLVELLGLPEPVEYGPFQVVQLSNEISLDVIRADGPITSQHYAFLVGEDEFDEIFGRIKDRGLTYWADPFHRQPGRINAWHGGRGVYFDDPDGHALEVMTRPYDIGA; encoded by the coding sequence ATGGCCGTCCAGCTGAACCACACCATCCTGAACGCGAGCGACAACCGCGCCTCGGCCCGATTCCTGGTCGAGCTGCTCGGCCTGCCGGAGCCGGTCGAGTACGGGCCGTTCCAGGTCGTGCAGCTGAGCAACGAGATCTCGCTCGACGTGATCCGGGCCGACGGGCCGATCACCTCGCAGCACTACGCCTTCCTGGTCGGCGAGGACGAGTTCGACGAGATCTTCGGCCGGATCAAGGACCGCGGGCTCACCTACTGGGCCGACCCGTTCCACCGCCAGCCCGGCCGGATCAACGCCTGGCACGGCGGCCGCGGCGTCTACTTCGACGACCCGGACGGCCACGCCCTGGAGGTCATGACCCGCCCCTACGACATCGGCGCATGA
- a CDS encoding FAD-binding oxidoreductase: MIGTTGPVFRPGDDGYDAERAGYNLALDHHPALVVGATGPADVQAAVRYAADHGLGVAVQATGHGISVPTDGQLVVSTRRMKGVTVDAAARTATVAAGVRWHEVLAATAPHGLVPLSGSNPDVGAVGYTLGGGIGLLGRRHGFAADHVRRLTVVTADGELRTATPDHEPDLFWALRGGKDNFGVVVEMEIDLFPLTTLYGGGLYFGADDAAEVLRGWAGWTADLPEEMSSSLQLIRYPDLPVLPEPLRGRYVAHVRIAWSGATADGEALVAPLRALGTPLLDTLRELPFTEAGSIHHEPPMPHPAFDRNTALRTLEPATLDTLLDLAGPDAGSPLIAEIRQQGGAYARQPAVANAVGGRDARYMLFSTCILEPGRLEEIRAAHTTLHESLRPWSTGGAFANFFGIDDAGAQSVSRAFDAATYGRLAAVKAAYDPENLFRVNFNIPPR; encoded by the coding sequence ATGATCGGGACAACAGGGCCGGTGTTCCGGCCGGGCGACGACGGCTACGACGCAGAACGCGCAGGCTACAACCTCGCGCTCGACCACCACCCCGCGCTGGTGGTCGGCGCCACCGGACCGGCGGACGTGCAGGCCGCCGTCCGGTACGCGGCCGACCACGGCCTCGGCGTCGCCGTCCAGGCGACCGGGCACGGCATCTCCGTCCCCACCGACGGCCAACTGGTCGTCTCCACCCGCCGGATGAAGGGCGTCACCGTCGACGCCGCCGCCCGCACCGCCACCGTCGCCGCCGGCGTCCGCTGGCACGAGGTGCTCGCCGCCACCGCCCCGCACGGCCTGGTCCCGCTCAGCGGCTCCAACCCGGACGTCGGCGCCGTCGGCTACACCCTCGGCGGCGGCATCGGACTCCTCGGCCGCCGCCACGGCTTCGCCGCCGACCACGTCCGCCGCCTCACCGTCGTCACCGCCGACGGCGAACTGCGCACCGCGACCCCCGACCACGAGCCCGACCTGTTCTGGGCGCTGCGCGGCGGCAAGGACAACTTCGGCGTCGTCGTCGAGATGGAGATCGACCTCTTCCCGCTCACCACGCTCTACGGCGGCGGCCTCTACTTCGGCGCCGACGACGCCGCCGAGGTGCTGCGCGGCTGGGCCGGCTGGACCGCCGACCTGCCCGAGGAGATGTCCTCCTCCCTCCAACTGATCCGCTACCCCGACCTGCCGGTCCTCCCCGAACCGCTGCGCGGCCGCTACGTCGCCCACGTCCGGATCGCCTGGAGCGGCGCCACCGCCGACGGCGAGGCCCTGGTCGCCCCGCTGCGCGCGCTCGGCACCCCCCTGCTGGACACCCTGCGCGAGCTCCCGTTCACCGAGGCCGGCAGCATCCACCACGAACCGCCGATGCCGCACCCCGCGTTCGACCGCAACACCGCGCTGCGCACCCTGGAGCCCGCCACCCTCGACACCCTGCTCGACCTGGCCGGGCCCGACGCCGGCTCCCCGCTGATCGCCGAGATCCGCCAGCAGGGCGGGGCCTACGCCCGGCAGCCGGCCGTCGCCAACGCGGTCGGCGGCCGCGACGCCCGCTACATGCTCTTCTCCACCTGCATCCTGGAGCCGGGCCGGCTGGAGGAGATCCGCGCCGCCCACACCACGCTCCACGAGAGCCTGCGCCCGTGGAGCACCGGCGGGGCGTTCGCCAACTTCTTCGGCATCGACGACGCCGGGGCACAGTCCGTCAGCCGCGCCTTCGACGCCGCCACCTACGGCCGGCTCGCCGCCGTCAAGGCGGCGTACGACCCGGAGAACCTCTTCCGCGTCAACTTCAACATCCCGCCGCGCTGA
- a CDS encoding oxygenase MpaB family protein, which translates to MPGDAFARLVLEDLPQSARVGLTLGFVRTYGVPEIARVLHGSGELLTAPKARAKATGATMFALIRHGVESAEGRALVARLREVHRRPGVDGELMAYVLGCFTVCPVAFVDAYGRRRATPAERDGAFAFLDALGAALELPSVGRDFAEVAGWMAEFERSRFGRSEAGQALWAATNGLLASRLPRPVRRLAPFVAAALLDPGLADALGVRRPPRPVRWLTGRALGLLR; encoded by the coding sequence GTGCCCGGGGACGCGTTCGCGCGGCTGGTGCTGGAGGACCTGCCGCAGTCGGCCCGGGTCGGGCTGACCCTGGGGTTCGTCCGCACCTACGGGGTGCCGGAGATCGCCCGGGTGCTGCACGGCAGCGGGGAGCTGCTGACCGCCCCGAAGGCGCGGGCGAAGGCGACCGGGGCGACCATGTTCGCGCTGATCCGGCACGGGGTGGAGAGCGCCGAGGGGCGCGCGCTGGTGGCGCGGCTGCGCGAGGTGCACCGGCGGCCGGGCGTGGACGGCGAGCTGATGGCGTACGTGCTGGGGTGCTTCACGGTGTGCCCGGTGGCGTTCGTCGACGCGTACGGGCGGCGGCGGGCGACGCCGGCGGAGCGGGACGGGGCGTTCGCCTTCCTCGACGCGCTGGGGGCGGCGCTGGAGCTGCCGTCGGTGGGGCGGGACTTCGCCGAAGTTGCCGGGTGGATGGCCGAGTTCGAGCGGTCGCGGTTCGGGCGCAGCGAGGCCGGGCAGGCACTGTGGGCCGCCACGAACGGCTTGCTGGCGAGCCGCTTGCCCCGACCGGTACGACGGCTGGCCCCGTTCGTGGCGGCGGCACTTCTCGACCCGGGGCTCGCCGACGCCCTGGGGGTCCGGCGGCCGCCGCGGCCCGTCCGGTGGCTCACCGGGCGGGCGCTCGGCCTGCTGCGGTAG
- a CDS encoding MAB_1171c family putative transporter, with the protein MSELPFDVVYLGIGVLAWVVAVSKFRAWRRDPSFGLLVVALAIASPSTAFLCAAPPVYRLIDRLTGVGNLATLFVYLGIMGFSAATVVLALLWTPPEARAGGAGVWAAASGGTVRRRVRGRLAVFAVAVPAMAGLFLAGGPYRPETPLTFDTTFATGGAVALFLAIYQGLFAFALVDIGRVCLGHAARLPAGWLRRGIRSLAAGALTACGYVLCKIVAIGAAYGGVGGLEWLSTGVGPAFAAAGAVLITAGFAGPAGAAWTRRRSDYRALRPLWDLAYRADRRLALEAPPPLWQERLALRDLEWRTTRRVLEIRDGQLTLRPWVDPAVVAAAREAAERAGLGPELRDALVVAAALRAAVEALDGGAAPRPREEQVTLPGLDAEPVQERAHLVRVSRSLSAPEAAPGARPVRVG; encoded by the coding sequence ATGTCTGAGCTGCCCTTCGACGTCGTCTACCTGGGCATCGGGGTGCTGGCCTGGGTGGTGGCGGTCTCCAAGTTCCGGGCCTGGCGGCGGGATCCGTCGTTCGGGCTGCTGGTGGTGGCGCTGGCGATCGCCTCGCCGTCCACCGCGTTCCTGTGCGCGGCGCCGCCGGTGTACCGGCTGATCGACCGGCTCACCGGGGTGGGCAACCTGGCCACCCTCTTCGTGTACCTCGGCATCATGGGCTTCTCCGCGGCGACGGTGGTGCTGGCGCTGCTGTGGACGCCGCCCGAGGCGCGGGCCGGCGGCGCGGGCGTCTGGGCGGCGGCGAGCGGCGGGACGGTCCGGCGCCGGGTGCGCGGGCGGCTCGCGGTGTTCGCGGTGGCCGTGCCGGCGATGGCCGGGCTGTTCCTGGCCGGCGGCCCGTACCGGCCGGAGACGCCGCTGACCTTCGACACCACGTTCGCGACGGGCGGCGCGGTCGCCCTGTTCCTCGCGATCTACCAGGGGCTGTTCGCCTTCGCGCTGGTCGACATCGGCCGGGTCTGCCTGGGCCACGCCGCCCGGCTGCCCGCGGGGTGGCTGCGGCGGGGCATCCGCTCGCTGGCGGCCGGCGCGCTGACCGCCTGCGGGTACGTGCTGTGCAAGATCGTCGCGATCGGCGCCGCGTACGGCGGGGTGGGCGGGCTGGAGTGGCTGAGCACCGGCGTCGGCCCGGCGTTCGCCGCGGCCGGCGCCGTCCTGATCACGGCCGGCTTCGCGGGGCCGGCCGGCGCCGCCTGGACGCGCCGGCGCAGCGACTACCGGGCGCTGCGGCCGCTCTGGGACCTCGCGTACCGGGCCGACCGGCGGCTCGCCCTGGAGGCCCCGCCGCCGCTGTGGCAGGAGCGGCTGGCGCTGCGCGACCTGGAGTGGCGCACCACCCGCCGGGTGCTGGAGATCCGCGACGGGCAGCTCACGCTGCGCCCGTGGGTCGACCCGGCGGTCGTCGCGGCCGCGCGGGAGGCCGCGGAGCGGGCCGGGCTCGGCCCGGAGCTGCGGGACGCGCTGGTGGTCGCGGCGGCGCTGCGGGCGGCCGTGGAGGCGCTGGACGGCGGGGCGGCCCCGCGTCCGCGGGAGGAGCAGGTCACGCTGCCCGGGCTGGACGCGGAGCCGGTGCAGGAGCGGGCGCACCTGGTACGGGTGTCGCGCAGCCTGTCGGCGCCCGAGGCCGCGCCGGGCGCCCGGCCGGTGCGGGTGGGCTGA
- a CDS encoding ParH-like protein, producing MVEHRGVPLGRWRLPEGEHVRGVGRTRRRMRAVARGLELPPLSTVEELCEAVAERCGRPIRLEPRRMRVGEPSGFVERRADADVIHYEQETSGLHRAHIICHELAHLLCGHLAEVPPLDEETARVELPTIDPEMLRLVLGRSHYDDAAEEEAEVLGAELLRILVLAPGDGTTSQLAPAMEHRKGQHV from the coding sequence GTGGTCGAGCACCGGGGGGTGCCGCTGGGGCGCTGGCGGTTGCCGGAGGGGGAGCACGTGCGGGGTGTGGGTCGGACGCGGCGCCGGATGCGGGCGGTCGCGCGCGGGCTGGAACTGCCGCCGCTCAGCACGGTCGAGGAGCTCTGCGAGGCGGTGGCCGAACGCTGCGGACGGCCGATCAGGCTGGAGCCGCGCCGGATGCGGGTGGGCGAGCCGTCCGGCTTCGTGGAGCGGCGGGCGGACGCCGACGTGATCCACTACGAGCAGGAGACCTCGGGCCTGCACCGGGCGCACATCATCTGCCACGAGCTGGCGCACCTGCTGTGCGGGCACCTGGCCGAGGTGCCGCCGCTGGACGAGGAGACCGCGCGGGTCGAACTGCCCACCATCGACCCGGAGATGCTGCGGCTGGTGCTGGGCCGCTCGCACTACGACGACGCGGCCGAGGAGGAGGCGGAGGTGCTGGGCGCCGAGCTGCTGCGGATCCTGGTGCTCGCCCCCGGCGACGGCACCACATCGCAGCTGGCGCCGGCCATGGAGCACCGCAAGGGGCAGCATGTCTGA
- a CDS encoding helix-turn-helix transcriptional regulator translates to MIYPKDLGRPWRDSEIAEGTGLSGTYIGNLRKGTQKPSLENAVKIAKFFGVPLDYFNDSATAQAVERDLRKIEALRDARVERIAMRAAGLPPEMQDAALTMVEQLRRAVGLPDDGSPKD, encoded by the coding sequence GTGATCTATCCCAAGGATCTGGGCCGGCCCTGGCGGGACTCGGAGATCGCCGAGGGCACCGGGCTGAGCGGCACGTACATCGGGAACCTGCGCAAGGGCACCCAGAAGCCCAGCCTGGAGAACGCCGTGAAGATCGCCAAGTTCTTCGGCGTCCCGCTGGACTACTTCAACGACTCCGCGACCGCGCAGGCGGTCGAGCGGGACCTGCGGAAGATCGAGGCGCTGCGCGACGCCCGGGTGGAGCGGATCGCGATGCGCGCGGCCGGGCTGCCGCCGGAGATGCAGGACGCCGCGCTCACTATGGTGGAGCAACTGCGCCGGGCGGTCGGACTGCCCGACGACGGCAGCCCCAAGGACTGA
- a CDS encoding sulfurtransferase has protein sequence MDALPLPGPLVTVDWLADHLDHPGLLLLDASVGPARGTLPPLPGARTFDIDGELSDHGSPLPHTMPDAERFQTAMRALGLHDTGTVVVYDNNGIYSSARAWWMLRAMGFDRAAVLDGGRPAWTAAGLPDGDPAPQAPAPGDFTARPRPHLLVDADTVAAALTDPDTAVLDARTRERFTGEAPEPRPGLRGGHMPGSRSLPFAELQHPDGRMLPAAELRTRIADRADGRDRLVTSCGSGVTACVLALGATLAGYCDVTVYDGSWSEWGLPSSRPVATIGHTH, from the coding sequence ATGGACGCGCTGCCCCTGCCCGGCCCCCTGGTCACGGTCGACTGGCTGGCCGACCACCTCGACCACCCCGGCCTGCTGCTCCTCGACGCCAGCGTCGGCCCCGCCCGCGGCACCCTGCCCCCGCTCCCCGGCGCCCGCACCTTCGACATCGACGGCGAGCTCTCCGACCACGGCTCCCCGCTCCCGCACACCATGCCGGACGCCGAACGGTTCCAGACCGCGATGCGCGCCCTCGGCCTCCACGACACCGGCACCGTCGTCGTCTACGACAACAACGGCATCTACTCCAGCGCCCGCGCCTGGTGGATGCTGCGCGCCATGGGCTTCGACCGCGCCGCCGTCCTCGACGGCGGCCGCCCCGCCTGGACCGCCGCCGGCCTGCCCGACGGCGACCCCGCCCCGCAGGCACCCGCCCCGGGCGACTTCACCGCCCGCCCCCGGCCCCACCTGCTGGTCGACGCCGACACCGTCGCCGCCGCCCTCACCGACCCCGACACCGCCGTCCTCGACGCCCGCACCCGCGAACGCTTCACCGGCGAGGCCCCCGAACCCCGCCCCGGCCTGCGCGGCGGCCACATGCCCGGCTCCCGCAGCCTGCCCTTCGCCGAGCTCCAGCACCCCGACGGCCGGATGCTCCCCGCCGCCGAGCTGCGCACCCGGATCGCCGACCGCGCCGACGGCCGCGACCGCCTCGTCACCAGCTGCGGCTCCGGCGTCACCGCCTGCGTCCTCGCCCTCGGCGCAACCCTGGCCGGCTACTGCGACGTCACCGTCTACGACGGCTCCTGGAGCGAATGGGGGCTGCCCTCCTCCCGTCCGGTCGCCACCATCGGGCACACTCACTGA
- a CDS encoding glycosyltransferase family 2 protein has protein sequence MAPRLSLVVPVYNVERYLQECLDSIAAQTFTDFECVMVDDGSTDTSPAIADAYAAKDSRFRVVRQQNKGLGAARNTGWRHLTDGTEYLAFVDSDDTLPPGAYQLMVDTLDRTGSDFCTGKALRLRSDGLHPSHAHRKPFEQTRLRTSIQEIPSLVTDRTAWNKVYRRSFFDTAGILYPEGILYEDAPVSVPHHYLAKSVDVLSEPIYHWRIREDGDRSITQQKSDPKGVVDRVKSMELVRAWLLEQTDPKFRDHLRSYDRNCLVEEIPMFFWSVPDGDRTFRAAYQEHVARLVDAIGTEQLAALNGQLRLKYQLTLANRMHRFVAVQRLHRLARRTRQAARR, from the coding sequence ATGGCCCCCCGCCTCTCCCTCGTCGTCCCGGTCTACAACGTCGAGCGCTACCTCCAGGAGTGCCTCGACTCGATCGCCGCCCAGACCTTCACCGACTTCGAATGCGTCATGGTCGACGACGGCTCCACGGACACCAGCCCCGCCATCGCCGACGCGTACGCCGCCAAGGACAGCCGGTTCCGCGTGGTCCGGCAGCAGAACAAGGGCCTCGGCGCCGCCCGCAACACCGGCTGGCGCCACCTCACCGACGGCACCGAGTACCTGGCCTTCGTCGACAGCGACGACACCCTCCCGCCCGGCGCCTACCAGCTCATGGTCGACACCCTCGACCGGACCGGCTCCGACTTCTGCACCGGCAAGGCCCTGCGCCTGCGCTCCGACGGCCTGCACCCCTCGCACGCCCACCGCAAGCCCTTCGAGCAGACCCGGCTGCGCACCTCCATCCAGGAGATCCCCTCGCTGGTCACCGACCGCACCGCCTGGAACAAGGTCTACCGCCGCTCCTTCTTCGACACCGCCGGCATCCTCTACCCCGAGGGCATCCTCTACGAGGACGCCCCGGTCAGCGTGCCGCACCACTACCTCGCCAAGAGCGTCGACGTGCTCTCCGAGCCGATCTACCACTGGCGGATCCGCGAGGACGGCGACCGCTCCATCACCCAGCAGAAGTCCGACCCCAAGGGCGTCGTCGACCGGGTGAAGTCGATGGAGCTGGTCCGCGCCTGGCTGCTGGAGCAGACCGACCCGAAGTTCCGCGACCACCTGCGCTCCTACGACCGCAACTGCCTGGTCGAGGAGATCCCGATGTTCTTCTGGTCCGTCCCCGACGGCGACCGCACCTTCCGCGCCGCCTACCAGGAGCACGTCGCCCGCCTGGTCGACGCCATCGGCACCGAGCAGCTCGCCGCCCTCAACGGGCAGCTCCGCCTCAAGTACCAGCTCACCCTCGCCAACCGGATGCACCGCTTCGTCGCCGTCCAGCGCCTGCACCGCCTGGCCCGCCGCACCCGCCAGGCCGCCCGCCGCTGA